Part of the Tissierellales bacterium genome is shown below.
AGTGAAAACCAGATATAGCTCCACAAGCTACAGTAACAAATAGCATTGGAAACATAGGATTATTACCTGGGTTAAAAGCTACAAAAGGTTCTAGTTCTAAACTTGGTCTAGCGATGAATATTCCTAATATACCACCAATAGCTAGAGCATATAGCAAGAAAGAACATAAGTAATCCCTTGGTTGTAATAATAACCAAACAGGAGCAATACTAGCAATAAAAATATAGCCTAATAATATGAATATCCAAGCTCCTTTTGAAAGGGATAATGGAAATCTCATCCCAATCCATATGGATATAAATAATAGTATTACACCTATTATTGTAGTAGATGCTAAGGGAAGATTCTTCCTATAAATTAAAATTCCAAATATTACTGCTAAAACTATAAACAATAAAGAGGAAGTTGCTGCTGATGGAACCTCTACAAAGGTATTAGCAGTAATATTAGTGAAAGCTGCAATAATTAGTAAAAGTGTAAGCCAAGAGAAAATAGAAAATAATTTCTTACCTTTTTTTCCTACATTATCTCCTATTATTTCTCCTATAGAATTACCATCATGCCTAATAGATGCGAATAAAGAACCATAATCGTGGACTC
Proteins encoded:
- a CDS encoding carbon starvation CstA family protein, with translation MNSIWLILVGIVLFIIAYRTYGSYLSKELGVDDNRKTPAHTKRDGVDYVPAKAPVVLGHHFSSIAGAGPIVGPISAAVFGWLPVMLWIIIGGIFFGGVHDYGSLFASIRHDGNSIGEIIGDNVGKKGKKLFSIFSWLTLLLIIAAFTNITANTFVEVPSAATSSLLFIVLAVIFGILIYRKNLPLASTTIIGVILLFISIWIGMRFPLSLSKGAWIFILLGYIFIASIAPVWLLLQPRDYLCSFLLYALAIGGILGIFIARPSLELEPFVAFNPGNNPMFPMLFVTVACGAISGFH